In a single window of the Lineus longissimus chromosome 4, tnLinLong1.2, whole genome shotgun sequence genome:
- the LOC135486741 gene encoding N-lysine methyltransferase KMT5A-like, which yields MARRRRAGQMEPLSSLCTKLEVKEVNEYVGKGLFAAKPFAPGDFVVEYEGDLITASEATRREITKKYTQNRHKFLYDFVHNGEQLCIDSTNNTETFGRYANDAPQRLANTLCEEGVS from the exons ATGGCTAGAAGAAGAAGAGCAGGGCAGATGGAGCCTCTAAGCTCTCTTTGTACCAAGCTTGAGGTTAAAGAAGTTAATGAATATGTTG GAAAAGGACTGTTTGCCGCAAAACCGTTTGCCCCTGGAGACTTTGTAGTTGAATATGAAGGAGATCTGATCACGGCAAGTGAGGCAACCAGAAGAGAAATAACAAAGAAGTATACACAGAACAGGCACAAATTCCTGTATGATTTTGTTCATAATGGTGAACAGCTCTG CATTGATTCTACAAATAATACAGAGACGTTTGGAAGATATGCCAACGATGCACCACAACGTTTGGCCAATACATTATGTGAAGAAGGTGTGTCATGA